Genomic segment of Oceanispirochaeta sp.:
CTGCATTGAGACGATCAAATTTTTCAATCATTTCAATAAAATGTTTATAGTCTGAATCAAATACATTGCTTACCTGATCAAAATCAATTCCCTCATAGGAGAACAATAGATTCTTGAAAGAGGCTCCCTCATCCTTTGCATTTTCTGTTTTACTTTCAGGAGATATCTGAGATGCATCAATCCATTGAGCGAGTATCTGGAATAAATTATCCGCATCTATAGGTTTCAGTACGACATCATTCATACCGGCATTCAGACATTGGAGTCTGTCTTCGGGAAATGCATTCCCTGTCATGGCAATGATTGGAATCCCCTTTCCC
This window contains:
- a CDS encoding response regulator, which codes for MDLEKYQKRFKGIKILLVEDDQLNQQVETELLESVDFSVDTAGNGMEALDLFKGENQYNLILMDMQMPKMDGLTATRQIRRLTKGKGIPIIAMTGNAFPEDRLQCLNAGMNDVVLKPIDADNLFQILAQWIDASQISPESKTENAKDEGASFKNLLFSYEGIDFDQVSNVFDSDYKHFIEMIEKFDRLNAEKIDVCIEKIQSGYRRVSFSLRI